A window of the Halobacterium hubeiense genome harbors these coding sequences:
- a CDS encoding NAD(P)/FAD-dependent oxidoreductase, whose translation MTTKVVVLGAGYAGAGAVSKLEDELGPDAELVWVSDTDYHLVLHEAHRVIRDPGVEDKITIPVEDVKSRGTRFVHDEVVDVDVDDRTVELADGDDLSYDYLLVGIGSETATYGIEGMGEHPHTLKGLDDALAIHEDVRAAAKEATRDDPAQVVVGGAGLSGIQSAGELAEFRDRHNAPIDVTLVEALPEIFPPGDSEIQGALRHRLEERDIEILTDDPITAATEDHIEFDERDDLDYDVFLWTGGVTGPGELADVDLDAEHNRLQAGSNLQTEDDRVFAVGDCSLVDQPDDEVAPPTAQAAWQAADVAAENISRAIDGRPLRTWTYDDQGTLVSIGETAIAHDVQINGFGAPVRTFNGTPAKMLKKAAAARWIAKITSWSRAMKAWDAL comes from the coding sequence ATGACAACCAAGGTCGTCGTCCTGGGTGCCGGGTACGCTGGCGCCGGCGCCGTGTCGAAGCTCGAAGACGAACTCGGTCCCGACGCGGAACTCGTCTGGGTTTCCGACACCGACTACCACCTCGTCCTCCACGAGGCCCACCGCGTCATCCGCGACCCGGGCGTCGAGGACAAGATCACGATTCCCGTCGAGGACGTCAAGTCCCGCGGGACGCGGTTCGTCCACGACGAAGTCGTCGACGTCGACGTCGACGACCGCACCGTCGAACTCGCGGACGGCGACGACCTCTCCTACGACTACCTCCTCGTCGGCATCGGGTCGGAGACGGCGACCTACGGCATCGAGGGGATGGGCGAACACCCCCACACGCTGAAGGGCCTCGACGACGCCCTCGCCATCCACGAGGACGTCAGGGCCGCCGCGAAGGAAGCCACCCGCGACGACCCCGCGCAGGTCGTCGTCGGGGGCGCGGGCCTCTCGGGCATCCAGAGCGCGGGCGAGCTCGCGGAGTTCCGCGACCGCCACAACGCGCCAATCGACGTGACGCTCGTGGAGGCGCTCCCCGAGATCTTCCCGCCGGGCGACAGCGAGATTCAGGGCGCGCTCCGCCACCGCCTCGAGGAGCGCGACATCGAGATTCTCACCGACGACCCGATTACGGCGGCCACCGAGGACCACATCGAGTTCGACGAGCGCGACGACCTCGACTACGACGTGTTCCTGTGGACCGGCGGCGTCACCGGCCCCGGCGAACTCGCCGACGTCGACCTCGACGCCGAACACAACCGCCTGCAGGCGGGCTCGAACCTCCAGACGGAGGACGACCGCGTGTTCGCGGTCGGGGACTGCTCGCTGGTCGACCAGCCCGACGACGAGGTCGCGCCGCCGACCGCGCAGGCCGCGTGGCAGGCCGCCGACGTCGCCGCCGAGAACATCTCGCGGGCCATCGACGGCCGCCCGCTGCGCACGTGGACGTACGACGACCAGGGGACGCTGGTGTCCATCGGCGAGACCGCCATCGCCCACGACGTCCAGATAAACGGGTTCGGCGCGCCCGTCCGCACGTTCAACGGCACGCCCGCGAAGATGCTGAAGAAGGCCGCGGCCGCGCGCTGGATCGCGAAGATCACGTCGTGGTCGCGCGCGATGAAGGCCTGGGACGCGCTGTAA
- a CDS encoding Rrf2 family transcriptional regulator yields the protein MSSIELTSSQKTILRALVDLYTEREQAVKGEDIAEEVDRNPGTIRNQMQSLKALQLVEGVPGPKGGYKPTVNAYEALEIQKLDTTAEVPVRHEGEVVEDANVEEVGLTSVHHPELCRAEIHLRGSIREFHEGDSVTVGPTPLSKLVIEGTLDGKDDTANILILKIDSMEAPAEEPEH from the coding sequence ATGTCATCGATTGAACTGACCTCCAGCCAGAAGACGATACTGCGAGCGCTCGTAGACCTCTACACGGAGCGCGAGCAGGCCGTCAAGGGCGAGGACATCGCCGAGGAGGTCGACCGCAACCCGGGCACGATTCGGAACCAGATGCAGAGCCTCAAAGCCCTCCAGCTCGTCGAGGGCGTCCCCGGTCCGAAGGGCGGCTACAAGCCGACCGTCAACGCCTACGAGGCGCTGGAAATCCAGAAGCTGGACACGACCGCCGAGGTCCCCGTCCGCCACGAGGGCGAGGTCGTCGAGGACGCGAACGTCGAGGAGGTCGGGCTGACGAGCGTCCACCACCCCGAGCTGTGCCGCGCGGAGATTCACCTCCGCGGCTCCATCCGGGAGTTCCACGAGGGCGACAGCGTCACGGTCGGGCCGACGCCGCTGTCGAAGCTCGTCATCGAGGGGACGCTGGACGGCAAAGACGACACCGCGAACATCCTCATCCTGAAGATCGACTCGATGGAAGCCCCCGCCGAGGAACCCGAACACTGA
- a CDS encoding NAD-dependent epimerase/dehydratase family protein, which translates to MDGNRVLVTGGAGFIGSNLANHLAADNDVVALDNGYLGTPENLSDAVEYVEADVLDDDLPTDVDVVYHLAALSSRQMLEENPREGARVNIEGFVNVVEQAHADGCDTIVYASTSSAYGSRTEPSPEDMDLEAATGYDASMLGRERYAEYYNNFYDDLSCAGMRFFSVYQGYGGNEAHKGEYANTISQFADKIANGESPVLWGDGSQTRDFTHVDDIVRGLVTTAEHELTGVYNLGTGEAHSFNEMVELINDALGTDVEPEYEPIPLENYVHDTCADISKITEATGWEPRISFEEGVERVVEPYRD; encoded by the coding sequence ATGGACGGAAACCGCGTTCTCGTCACCGGTGGCGCGGGGTTCATCGGGTCGAACCTCGCGAACCACCTCGCCGCGGACAACGACGTCGTCGCGCTCGACAACGGCTACCTCGGCACGCCCGAGAATCTCTCCGACGCCGTCGAGTACGTCGAAGCGGACGTGCTCGACGACGACCTCCCGACCGACGTCGACGTCGTCTACCACCTCGCCGCGCTGTCCAGCCGGCAGATGCTCGAAGAGAACCCCCGAGAGGGCGCGCGCGTCAACATCGAGGGGTTCGTCAACGTCGTCGAGCAGGCCCACGCCGACGGCTGCGACACCATCGTCTACGCCTCGACGTCGTCCGCCTACGGCAGCCGCACCGAGCCCAGCCCCGAGGACATGGACTTGGAGGCCGCGACCGGCTACGACGCGTCGATGCTCGGCCGCGAGCGCTACGCGGAGTACTACAACAACTTCTACGACGACCTCTCGTGCGCTGGGATGCGGTTCTTCTCGGTGTACCAGGGTTACGGCGGCAACGAGGCACACAAGGGCGAGTACGCCAACACGATTTCGCAGTTCGCGGACAAGATTGCGAACGGCGAGTCGCCCGTGCTGTGGGGCGACGGCTCCCAGACGCGGGACTTCACGCACGTCGACGACATCGTGCGCGGACTCGTGACGACCGCCGAGCACGAACTCACGGGCGTCTACAACCTCGGCACCGGCGAGGCGCACTCGTTCAACGAGATGGTCGAGCTCATCAACGACGCGCTCGGCACGGACGTCGAACCGGAGTACGAGCCGATTCCGCTGGAGAACTACGTCCACGACACGTGCGCGGACATCTCCAAGATAACGGAGGCGACCGGCTGGGAGCCCCGGATTTCCTTCGAGGAGGGCGTCGAGCGCGTCGTCGAACCGTACCGCGACTAG
- the rocF gene encoding arginase → MAKTVHVIGAPMDYGSDRRGVDMGPSAIRYADLAAQLDAAGVDAVDTGDLLVPRAEERDPDGANAKFLDEIEDVSLRLAAEVADTLAEGAFPLVLGGDHAVAIGSLAGSARDAEIGALWLDAHGDFNTPATSPSGNVHGMPLAAALGRGEFADTEWANATGLREENVALVGLRNLDPSEREAIRESEMTAFTMSDIDERGVTSVVDEALDIVTAGTDGVHVSLDVDWLDPDEAPGVGTPVRGGATYREAHAALEAIAQRDAEEEFLRSLEVVEVNPILDESNRTADIAAELAASALGKRIL, encoded by the coding sequence ATGGCCAAGACCGTCCACGTCATCGGCGCACCGATGGACTACGGCTCGGACCGACGCGGCGTCGACATGGGGCCGTCGGCGATTCGCTACGCCGACCTCGCCGCACAGCTGGACGCCGCGGGCGTCGACGCCGTCGACACCGGCGACCTGCTCGTGCCGCGCGCGGAGGAGCGCGACCCCGATGGCGCCAACGCGAAGTTCCTCGACGAAATCGAGGACGTCTCCCTCCGGCTCGCCGCCGAAGTCGCGGACACGCTCGCCGAGGGCGCGTTCCCGCTCGTGCTCGGCGGCGACCACGCGGTCGCCATCGGGTCGCTGGCGGGGAGCGCGCGCGACGCCGAAATCGGCGCGCTCTGGCTGGACGCCCACGGCGACTTCAACACGCCCGCCACCTCCCCGAGCGGGAACGTCCACGGGATGCCGCTGGCGGCGGCGCTGGGCCGCGGCGAGTTCGCGGACACCGAGTGGGCGAACGCCACCGGCCTCCGCGAGGAGAACGTCGCGCTCGTCGGCCTGCGGAACCTCGACCCCTCCGAGCGCGAAGCCATCCGGGAGAGCGAGATGACCGCGTTCACGATGAGCGACATCGACGAGCGCGGCGTCACCAGCGTCGTTGACGAGGCCCTGGACATCGTGACTGCGGGCACCGACGGCGTCCACGTCTCGCTGGACGTCGACTGGCTCGACCCGGACGAAGCCCCGGGCGTCGGGACGCCCGTGCGCGGCGGCGCGACCTACCGGGAGGCGCACGCGGCGCTGGAAGCGATTGCGCAGCGGGACGCGGAAGAAGAGTTCCTCCGCTCGCTGGAAGTCGTGGAAGTGAACCCGATTCTGGACGAGTCGAACCGGACCGCGGACATCGCCGCGGAGCTGGCCGCGAGCGCGCTCGGCAAGCGAATCCTCTGA
- the gyrA gene encoding DNA gyrase subunit A: MSSDAPDPDAPDEVADRVKNVRVDEEMEQSYIDYAMSVIAGRALPDVRDGLKPVHRRILYAMHEAGVSSGSSHRKSSNIVGDTMGDYHPHGDSAIYDALVRMAQDFSMRYPLVDGQGNFGSVDGDPAAAMRYTEARMASIAEELLTDIEKDTVDFQSNYDDRLTEPEVLPSAFPNLLVNGSSGIAVGMSTNVPPHNLGEVIDATVHLIDNPDCTVVDLMDYVKGPDFPTAGNIVGRSDVKQAYQTGRGRVRVRAEYHVEEGDSSDSIVITELPYQQNKSKLVERIADDVRDGDLDGVRDLRDESDRNGIRIVVELKRNANTDVVENHLLESHLERTFGVINLALVDGQPKVLTLKEMLEEYVAHRKEVVRRRSEHDLAEAEDRAHILEGRLKALEQADDVVETIQNAEDRDDAKEALKDDFGFTQAQADHIVRMQLGSLTSMEAAEIESEYEEVTDRIERLEEILGSEEELLSVIKEELRDIKEEYADERRTSFIEDTGTVTDEDLIPEEDVVVVLSESDYIKRVPADTFDAQHRGGKGIIGTDLKDEDRVSAVFTASTHDYLLCFTNQGQVYRLKVHQVPEMSRTARGTSAVNILDLDDGEEISAVVTADDLDFESDDEYLTMATRHGYVKRTTVGEFENIRSTGIIAISLEDGDELADVEVTDGSHDVVLGSEHGMAIRFDETDVRAMGRNARGVRGMDLEGDDKVAGLAPVEPDDERTLLTVTEYGYGKRTPLSEYRKQSRNGKGLVDIKTGERNGSVVSLDTVSDDDNLVAMSEAGQIIRLPVDEVSTVGRNTKGVKVMDVEDGDEVAAVSVYRPSESDEDEASEE, translated from the coding sequence ATGAGTTCGGACGCACCAGACCCAGACGCACCCGACGAGGTCGCGGACCGCGTGAAGAACGTCCGCGTGGACGAGGAGATGGAGCAGTCGTACATCGACTACGCGATGAGCGTCATCGCGGGCCGGGCGCTTCCGGACGTCCGGGACGGCCTCAAGCCCGTCCACCGCCGCATTCTCTACGCGATGCACGAGGCGGGCGTCTCCAGCGGTTCCAGCCACCGGAAGTCCTCGAACATCGTCGGAGACACGATGGGCGACTACCACCCGCACGGCGACTCCGCCATCTACGACGCGCTCGTGCGGATGGCACAGGACTTCTCGATGCGGTACCCGCTCGTGGACGGCCAGGGCAACTTCGGCAGCGTGGACGGCGACCCCGCGGCCGCGATGCGGTACACGGAGGCCCGCATGGCGTCCATCGCGGAGGAGCTGCTGACGGACATCGAGAAGGACACGGTCGACTTCCAGTCGAACTACGACGACCGCCTGACCGAGCCCGAGGTGCTTCCGTCGGCGTTCCCGAACCTGCTCGTGAACGGGTCGTCGGGCATCGCGGTGGGGATGTCGACGAACGTCCCGCCGCACAACCTCGGCGAGGTCATCGACGCGACTGTCCACCTCATCGACAACCCCGACTGCACGGTCGTCGATTTGATGGACTACGTGAAGGGGCCGGACTTCCCGACCGCGGGGAACATCGTCGGGCGCTCGGACGTCAAGCAGGCCTACCAGACGGGACGGGGGCGCGTCCGGGTGCGCGCCGAGTACCACGTCGAGGAGGGCGACTCCAGCGACAGCATCGTCATCACGGAACTCCCCTACCAGCAGAACAAGTCGAAGCTCGTCGAGCGCATCGCCGATGACGTGCGCGACGGCGACCTCGACGGGGTGCGCGACCTCCGCGACGAGTCCGACCGGAACGGCATCCGCATCGTCGTCGAACTCAAGCGGAACGCGAACACGGACGTCGTGGAGAACCACCTGCTGGAGTCGCATCTCGAACGCACGTTCGGCGTCATCAACCTCGCGCTCGTGGACGGCCAGCCGAAGGTCCTCACGCTCAAGGAGATGCTCGAAGAGTACGTCGCCCACCGCAAGGAAGTGGTGCGGCGGCGCAGCGAGCACGACCTCGCGGAAGCCGAGGACCGCGCGCACATCCTCGAAGGTCGTCTCAAGGCCTTAGAGCAGGCCGACGACGTGGTCGAGACCATCCAGAACGCCGAGGACCGCGACGACGCCAAAGAGGCGCTCAAGGACGACTTCGGATTCACGCAGGCGCAGGCCGACCACATCGTCCGGATGCAGCTCGGCAGCCTCACGTCGATGGAGGCCGCGGAAATCGAGTCCGAGTACGAGGAGGTCACCGACCGCATCGAGCGCCTTGAGGAGATTCTCGGCAGCGAGGAGGAACTCCTCTCTGTCATCAAGGAGGAGCTCCGCGACATCAAGGAGGAGTACGCCGACGAGCGCCGCACGTCCTTCATCGAGGACACGGGCACGGTCACCGACGAGGACCTCATCCCCGAGGAGGACGTCGTGGTCGTGCTCTCCGAGAGCGACTACATCAAGCGCGTGCCCGCGGACACCTTCGACGCCCAGCACCGCGGCGGGAAGGGCATCATCGGCACGGACCTCAAGGACGAGGACCGCGTCTCCGCGGTGTTCACCGCGTCCACGCACGACTACCTGCTCTGCTTCACGAACCAGGGGCAGGTCTACCGGCTGAAGGTCCACCAGGTGCCGGAGATGTCCCGCACGGCGCGGGGCACCTCCGCCGTGAACATCCTCGACCTCGACGACGGCGAGGAGATTTCCGCGGTCGTCACCGCCGACGACCTCGACTTCGAGAGCGACGACGAGTACCTCACGATGGCGACCCGCCACGGCTACGTGAAGCGCACGACCGTCGGCGAGTTCGAGAACATCCGCTCGACCGGCATCATCGCCATCAGCCTCGAAGACGGCGACGAGCTCGCAGACGTCGAGGTCACGGACGGCAGCCACGACGTCGTGCTCGGCAGCGAGCACGGGATGGCGATTCGGTTCGACGAGACGGACGTCCGCGCGATGGGCCGCAACGCCCGCGGCGTCCGCGGGATGGACCTCGAAGGCGACGACAAGGTCGCCGGCCTCGCGCCGGTCGAACCCGACGACGAGCGCACCCTCCTGACCGTCACCGAGTACGGCTACGGGAAGCGCACGCCGCTGTCGGAGTACCGCAAGCAGTCACGGAACGGCAAGGGACTCGTGGACATCAAGACCGGCGAGCGCAACGGCAGTGTCGTCTCGCTGGACACGGTCAGCGACGACGACAACCTCGTCGCGATGAGCGAGGCCGGCCAGATTATCCGGCTCCCCGTCGACGAGGTGTCGACGGTCGGCCGGAACACGAAGGGCGTGAAAGTGATGGACGTCGAGGACGGCGACGAGGTCGCCGCCGTCTCCGTCTACCGGCCCAGCGAGAGCGACGAGGACGAGGCGAGCGAGGAGTAG
- the gyrB gene encoding DNA topoisomerase (ATP-hydrolyzing) subunit B, translating into MSDQSEYSAGQIQVLEGLEAVQKRPAMYIGSTDARGLHHLVYEVVDNSIDEALAGYCDHIEVTLHEDGSVSVEDDGRGIPIDTHEEYDRPAVEVILTVLHAGGKFDAKSYQVSGGLHGVGVSVVNALSERLAVEVSREGGKYREKFEHGEPVTDLERIDDVGDDETGTLIRFRPDADIFETLEFDYSTLENRLRELAFLNSGVEITLTDERGDEAESSTFEYEGGIREFVEYLNESRQALHEDVIYFESEEDGIQVEIAMQATDDLQSSTHAFANNINTREGGTHLTGFKTALTRTVNDYANEHNLLGELDGENLTGEDIREGLTAVVSVKHPDPQFEGQTKTKLGNSEVRGIVEGTVHEGLGTYFEENPDTAEAVVRKAVEAAKARKAAKKAEELTRRKSALSSTSLPGKLADCQTKDPDDAELFIVEGDSAGGSAKQGRNPEFQAILPLGGKILNVEKHRLDRILEHDEIRHIITALGTGIGDEFDIDDIRYKKIVMMTDADVDGAHIRTLLLTFFYRHMKPLLEAGYVYAAQPPLYRIRYRGNTYDAMTEEERERIIEEKCDGNPTQVQRFKGLGEMNPQQLWDTTMDPENRILKRITVEDAAAADKMFSVLMGDAVEPRKQFIQDHATDAEWVDI; encoded by the coding sequence ATGTCTGACCAAAGCGAGTACAGCGCTGGCCAAATCCAGGTTCTGGAGGGGCTCGAAGCCGTCCAGAAGCGGCCGGCGATGTACATCGGTTCCACTGACGCTCGTGGCCTCCATCATCTCGTCTACGAGGTCGTGGACAACTCCATCGACGAAGCACTGGCCGGATACTGCGACCACATCGAGGTGACGCTCCACGAGGACGGCTCGGTCAGCGTGGAGGACGACGGTCGCGGCATCCCCATAGACACCCACGAGGAGTACGACCGCCCCGCGGTCGAGGTCATCCTCACCGTCCTGCACGCCGGCGGGAAGTTCGACGCGAAGTCCTACCAGGTCTCCGGCGGGCTCCACGGCGTCGGCGTCTCCGTCGTGAACGCGCTCTCCGAGCGCCTCGCGGTCGAGGTCTCCCGCGAGGGCGGGAAGTACCGCGAGAAGTTCGAGCACGGCGAACCCGTCACGGACCTCGAGCGCATCGACGACGTCGGCGACGACGAGACCGGGACGCTGATTCGGTTCCGCCCGGACGCCGACATCTTCGAGACGCTGGAGTTCGACTACTCCACGCTCGAGAACCGCCTGCGCGAGCTGGCGTTCCTCAATTCGGGCGTCGAAATCACGCTCACCGACGAGCGCGGCGACGAAGCCGAGTCCTCGACGTTCGAGTACGAGGGCGGCATCCGCGAGTTCGTCGAGTACCTCAACGAGAGCCGGCAGGCGCTCCACGAGGACGTCATCTACTTCGAGAGCGAGGAGGACGGCATTCAGGTCGAAATCGCGATGCAGGCGACCGACGACCTCCAATCCTCGACGCACGCGTTCGCGAACAACATCAACACCCGCGAGGGCGGCACTCACCTCACGGGGTTCAAGACCGCGCTCACGCGCACGGTCAACGACTACGCCAACGAGCACAACCTGCTCGGGGAGCTCGACGGCGAGAACCTCACGGGCGAGGACATCCGCGAGGGCCTCACCGCGGTCGTCTCCGTGAAACACCCCGACCCGCAGTTCGAGGGGCAGACGAAGACGAAACTCGGCAACAGCGAGGTCCGGGGCATCGTCGAGGGCACGGTCCACGAGGGACTGGGCACGTACTTCGAGGAGAACCCCGACACCGCCGAGGCCGTCGTGCGGAAGGCCGTCGAGGCCGCGAAGGCCCGGAAGGCCGCGAAGAAGGCCGAGGAGCTCACGCGCCGCAAGAGCGCACTGTCCTCGACGAGCCTCCCGGGAAAGCTCGCTGACTGCCAGACGAAAGACCCCGACGACGCCGAGCTGTTCATCGTGGAGGGCGACTCCGCGGGCGGCTCCGCCAAGCAGGGCCGCAACCCCGAGTTCCAGGCGATTCTCCCGCTCGGCGGGAAGATTCTGAACGTCGAGAAGCACCGCCTCGACCGGATTCTGGAACACGACGAGATTCGCCACATCATCACCGCGCTCGGCACGGGCATCGGCGACGAGTTCGACATCGACGACATCCGGTACAAGAAGATCGTGATGATGACGGACGCCGACGTCGACGGCGCGCACATCCGCACGCTCCTGTTGACGTTCTTCTACCGGCACATGAAGCCGCTGCTGGAGGCCGGCTACGTGTACGCCGCCCAGCCGCCGCTGTACCGCATCCGGTACCGCGGGAACACCTACGACGCGATGACCGAGGAGGAGCGCGAACGCATCATCGAGGAGAAGTGCGACGGCAACCCGACGCAGGTCCAGCGGTTCAAGGGCCTCGGGGAGATGAATCCCCAGCAGCTCTGGGACACCACGATGGACCCCGAGAACCGCATCCTCAAGCGCATCACCGTCGAGGACGCCGCCGCCGCGGACAAGATGTTCTCCGTGCTGATGGGGGACGCCGTCGAGCCGCGCAAGCAGTTCATCCAGGACCACGCCACGGACGCAGAGTGGGTGGATATCTAA